From Apium graveolens cultivar Ventura chromosome 9, ASM990537v1, whole genome shotgun sequence, the proteins below share one genomic window:
- the LOC141686690 gene encoding uncharacterized protein LOC141686690 isoform X2 translates to MGRKPKSSTLHKNHNLRFRSSGVRETTTSTPATRRSSNVNSVPTRQSQRLKNLSRPGKGQQIEVDNETIYLDETDGEDFLEIVEIDEPIPCDKSLEEKVDQLVEDVKILKSKINETDFSSDGSAELNYKTLYIRSQKKIQSLAFENGKLSNQLLIARAKIEKHENGKHFGAKLKEVLESNLTKATEALVKLSSQAVFPGSTSHPARVKRLNKRKKIEML, encoded by the exons ATGGGAAGGAAACCAAAATCATCAACCCTTCACAAGAATCACAACCTTAGG TTTCGAAGCTCTGGTGTACGTGAAACAACTACTAGCACACCAGCCACAAGGAGAAGCTCAAATGTCAATTCCGTGCCTACTAGACAATCACAGCGTCTTAAGAATTTATCCCGGCCTGGTAAAGGCCAGCAGATAGAAGTTGATAATGAGACGATATATCTTGATGAAACTGATGGAGAGGATTTCCTAGAGATTGTTGAAATAGATGAGCCTATTCCTTGCGACAAAAGTTTGGAAGAAAAAGTTGATCAGCTCGTGGAAGATGTTAAAATATTAAAGTCCAAG ATTAATGAGACCGACTTCTCAAGTGATGGCTCTGCTGAACTTAACTACAAAACCCTTTACATTCGCTCTCAGAAAAAG ATTCAGTCCTTGGCATTTGAGAATGGAAAGCTGAGTAATCAGTTGTTAATTGCTCGTGCAAAGATTGAGAAG CACGAGAATGGAAAACACTTTGGAGCCAAATTAAAGGAGGTCTTGGAATCAAATCTGACAAAGGCAACTGAAGCATTAGTTAAACTATCCTCTCAAGCAGTGTTTCCTGGATCTACTTCTCATCCAGCCCGAGTAAAGAGGCTTAATAAAAGGAAGAAAATAGAAATGCTATAA
- the LOC141686690 gene encoding uncharacterized protein LOC141686690 isoform X1: MGRKPKSSTLHKNHNLRFRSSGVRETTTSTPATRRSSNVNSVPTRQSQRLKNLSRPGKGQQIEVDNETIYLDETDGEDFLEIVEIDEPIPCDKSLEEKVDQLVEDVKILKSKINETDFSSDGSAELNYKTLYIRSQKKIQSLAFENGKLSNQLLIARAKIEKQHENGKHFGAKLKEVLESNLTKATEALVKLSSQAVFPGSTSHPARVKRLNKRKKIEML, encoded by the exons ATGGGAAGGAAACCAAAATCATCAACCCTTCACAAGAATCACAACCTTAGG TTTCGAAGCTCTGGTGTACGTGAAACAACTACTAGCACACCAGCCACAAGGAGAAGCTCAAATGTCAATTCCGTGCCTACTAGACAATCACAGCGTCTTAAGAATTTATCCCGGCCTGGTAAAGGCCAGCAGATAGAAGTTGATAATGAGACGATATATCTTGATGAAACTGATGGAGAGGATTTCCTAGAGATTGTTGAAATAGATGAGCCTATTCCTTGCGACAAAAGTTTGGAAGAAAAAGTTGATCAGCTCGTGGAAGATGTTAAAATATTAAAGTCCAAG ATTAATGAGACCGACTTCTCAAGTGATGGCTCTGCTGAACTTAACTACAAAACCCTTTACATTCGCTCTCAGAAAAAG ATTCAGTCCTTGGCATTTGAGAATGGAAAGCTGAGTAATCAGTTGTTAATTGCTCGTGCAAAGATTGAGAAG CAGCACGAGAATGGAAAACACTTTGGAGCCAAATTAAAGGAGGTCTTGGAATCAAATCTGACAAAGGCAACTGAAGCATTAGTTAAACTATCCTCTCAAGCAGTGTTTCCTGGATCTACTTCTCATCCAGCCCGAGTAAAGAGGCTTAATAAAAGGAAGAAAATAGAAATGCTATAA